In Lottiidibacillus patelloidae, the genomic window CGATAATGCTTATTAAATATTTCTTTAAGAAAACTTTGTAGTTCATCTTTAGCTACACTCCAAATTATTAAAAATTAAAGTAAAGAAATTCACTCACTTTAGTTAATGACATTATTGCTATCGCTGTTGTAATGGCTAACCAAATGCTTTCTTTTGTTGTACCTTTGAAATTGTTCATTCTTTCAAATGAATTTTTTGTAGAAACAACCACCAGTAAAAATACAGCTGTATAAAGAAAAGCTTCTGTAGGTTCTATTAAACCTTTTAAGAAAAATGTAGTTCCAATATCTACATTAATAGTTGTGATCTTCTCAAAAACCGTTATATAAATCTCCGGCAAACTAAATCCATTAAGACCAATCATTGCTGTAAGGACTCGTTCGGCATCTGCCCAACTATTAGCTCTGAAAAATACCCAAGCAATATTCACAAAATTAAATGTGATAAACCAAGCGATGTATTTATTCATCGTATAACCAAATCGTTTCCATATGCGGTGAATTACTGTTGCTAACCCATGTAAGAAACCCCAAAATACAAATGTCCAGCCAGCACCATGCCACAACCCACTTATTAAAAATATTGTTAATATATTTACATAAGTCCTTAATTCACCTTGACGATTTCCACCTAGAGGAATATACAAATATTTAGTTAAAAATCTACCTAAAGTCATGTGCCACCTTCTCCAAAAATCTTGTATATCCAGTGATTTATATGGAGAGTTAAAATTTAATGGCAGTCTAATATTAAACAAAAGGGCAGCCCCAATCGCCATGTCACAATAACCGCTAAAATCAAAATATAATTGCATAGTATACGATAAAGAGGTTAACCATCCTTCAAAGAAAGTTAAAGTATATGGTTCATCAAAACCCTTTGTTGCCCATACTGCAAAAGAATCAGCTATAACAACTTTTTTAAACAAACCTATAAAAAAGATAAACATGCCTAATGAAATATTCCTAAGATCAATTTTCTTATTTTCTTTTGTTTCAAATTGAGGCATCATCTCTTTATGATGGACAATTGGACCAGCTATAAGTTGTGGAAAAAAAGTAACAAACAATGAGTAGTCTAAAAAGTTATAACCGTCATATTCACGACGATAACTATCAACTAGATAAGCGATTTGTTGGAATGTAAAAAAACTTATAGCTAACGGCAATACTAGGTGAAGTAAGTTGTAATCATTTTCAAATAATGTATTAATATTAGCGATGAAAAAATCAGCATATTTAAAATATCCTAATAAAAATACATTTATCAATATCCCAAAAGTCAATAATAGTTTATTTCGTTTAATATTTCCATTTACTAGTAAGGTACCTACAATAAAGTTAAAAATTAATGAACCTACTATCAGAGGTAAATAAGCAACATTCCACCAACTATAAAAAAAGAGAGAGCATGTAACGAGCCATACCTTGGAATATATTGAATTACTTAATTTATTTAATAAAAAGTAGACAATAAAAACAATCGGTAAAAAGACAAAAATAAACTCATATGAATTAAATAACATTCTGTTCCTCCATTCTATTTGATATTTAATCACACTTTAAATGTCCTGTCCATGCCTACTCGTACTACTATTTTTGAGGGTGAACAAACCATTTTAATTTATACTTAAGAGGTGAAATAAAACAAAAAAACCTTCCCAAAAACGGAAAGGTTGTATGTATAATTTTGGTTGCGGGGGCAGGATTTGAACCTACGACCTTCGGGTTATGAGCCCGACGAGCTACCGAACTGCTCCACCCCGCGGTAATAGTATTTAGTTTTAATTTATGAAAATTTCCTAAAAACGTGAATATGTATGGCGGAGGAAGAGGGATTCGAACCCCCGCGGGCTTTAACACCCCTGTCGGTTTTCAAGACCGATCCCTTCAGCCGGACTTGGGTATTCCTCCGTCATAATATGGTGGACCCTGCAGGACTCGAACCTGCGACCGATCGGTTATGAGCCGATAGCTCTAACCAGCTGAGCTAAGGGTCCTTAAGATATGGGGCGAATGATGGGAATCGAACCCACGAATGTCGGAACCACAATCCGATGCGTTAACCACTTCGCCACACCCGCCATCTTATTAAGGATATTCAATTTAATTATGGTAGCGGCGGAGGGAGTCGAACCCACGACCTCACGGGTATGAACCGTACGCTCTAGCCAGCTGAGCTACACCGCCATAATGGCTCCACAGGTAGGACTCGAACCTACGACCGATCGGTTAACAGCCGATAGCTCTACCACTGAGCTACTGTGGAAAAACAATATAAGGTTTTTAACGACAAGTGTTAATATATCAAAGATGCACTATTTTGTCAACACTTATTTTAACTTTATTTTTCATCTCCAGTTGATGGGGACAGAAAATAATATAACATGAACGATCGCTCCTAGCAATAGTTTTTTATAAAAATTAATATTATTCACTATCTACTTTATGGTACTCTAAATTGGTAAAATTGAATTTTGGAGGTGCGTTTTCCATGATTAATATTAAAATGCTTATTAAAAGCATTTATTCTCCTAGCTCCATTTATAAAACCAGGTTCCTTTCCATAGGCAAGGCAATCATTCAAGTATTTATCTTGGCTTTCATCTTTAACGTCTCACTTTATTTGCATTCAACAATAGCAGTCTTCGATTTATTGGATAGCTTAGAAGTTCATAAGGAAAGTTTTTCTTCTGTATTTGTTATCAATGAGGAAATCCAAGCTAAAGAATCAATTGTCACTAATAATACGAATGTAATAGTAGTAAGAAAAGAAAATTCCCTTGAAATGAATGAATATGCTGACAAAGATGTATTAGCCTTCCTAAATGACAAACTTTATATCAATGCTGCAAGTAAAGAAATTATTATTCCATATACTATGTTAGGTGAAGGTGACATAGTCGAAACTATACTTCAACAACAATCCTTAATTTACTTGGGTGGTTTGTTAATTTTTACTGGGAGTTATTTATTCCAAGTCACACTCTTCTTTTTTGGCGTTTCTCTTCTTGCTGCGATTAGTATGTATAATAAGAATCGTGCAAAAATTCCTTATCGCGTGACATGGCGTATAGCTGCATTTGCAATTACAAACACTGTCCTACTTTTTTCTTTAATTAACCTTTTACAAATGGCATTGCCACCTTTCATTTCTTTTTTAATTTTGTTACTAAGTAATTTAATGGTCTATTTATCATTTCGGAAATAAATATTCAACATAAGTAATTTTTATTCTCCTTTCTAGTTCTTTTTTTTATGGACAAGCATATGATTTATTAACTGTGCTTTATTTGAAGGGAGAATTATTATGTTAAAACGTTTTTTAATTTTTTTAACCGTTTGCGGAATTGTCTATTCATGTTACTTTGATTGGAAGGTCGGTACATTACCTGCTAGAGCAAGTGACGATGCAGTCCCAGTACATGCTGATAATATAAGCGAAATACCTTCTGTTGAAGTTACTGTATTGAATGGTGACACTGTACTTTCCATAGTCGAAAAGTTAAACGACGGAACCCTTCCAACTTCAATGTCTCAAGTTATTAATGATTTTGAGTCTCTGAATCCAAATGTAAAAGCTCACGTTATTAAATCTGGCAGTAAATATTTATTTCCAATATATAAGAAAGTTGAATAATAATTCTTGCTAAAGGAACGAACCGGTTGATAAAATAAGGCTATGAATTTTTTTAAGGAGCGATTGTCCATGAAAGAAATCGTACACCGTACGAAAACAAGACCGGTTAAAGTTGGAGATTTAACTATTGGTGGTAATGATCAAGTTATCATCCAAAGTATGACAACTACAAAAACACACGATGTTGAAGCAACTGTAGCTGAGATTAAGCGTTTAGAAGAAGCTGGGTGCCAAGTTGTACGTGTTGCATGTCCAGATGAACGTGCTGCAAATGCTATCGCAGATATAAAAAAGCAAATAAACATTCCATTGGTTGTAGATATTCATTTTGACTACAAACTTGCTTTAAAGGCAATTGAAGGTGGAGCAGATAAGATTCGTATTAATCCCGGGAATATTGGGAGAAGAGAAAAAGTTGAAGCTGTAGTAAATGCAGCAAAAGAAAAAGGAATCCCTATTCGCATTGGTGTAAATGCTGGATCCTTAGAAAAGAGAATTTTGGATAAGTACGGTTACCCAACTGCTGATGGAATGGTTGAAAGTGCCTTACATCATATTAAAATTTTAGAGGACCTTGATTTTCACGATATTATCGTGTCTATGAAAGCTTCAGACG contains:
- a CDS encoding DUF1189 family protein, which codes for MINIKMLIKSIYSPSSIYKTRFLSIGKAIIQVFILAFIFNVSLYLHSTIAVFDLLDSLEVHKESFSSVFVINEEIQAKESIVTNNTNVIVVRKENSLEMNEYADKDVLAFLNDKLYINAASKEIIIPYTMLGEGDIVETILQQQSLIYLGGLLIFTGSYLFQVTLFFFGVSLLAAISMYNKNRAKIPYRVTWRIAAFAITNTVLLFSLINLLQMALPPFISFLILLLSNLMVYLSFRK
- a CDS encoding MBOAT family O-acyltransferase, with the translated sequence MLFNSYEFIFVFLPIVFIVYFLLNKLSNSIYSKVWLVTCSLFFYSWWNVAYLPLIVGSLIFNFIVGTLLVNGNIKRNKLLLTFGILINVFLLGYFKYADFFIANINTLFENDYNLLHLVLPLAISFFTFQQIAYLVDSYRREYDGYNFLDYSLFVTFFPQLIAGPIVHHKEMMPQFETKENKKIDLRNISLGMFIFFIGLFKKVVIADSFAVWATKGFDEPYTLTFFEGWLTSLSYTMQLYFDFSGYCDMAIGAALLFNIRLPLNFNSPYKSLDIQDFWRRWHMTLGRFLTKYLYIPLGGNRQGELRTYVNILTIFLISGLWHGAGWTFVFWGFLHGLATVIHRIWKRFGYTMNKYIAWFITFNFVNIAWVFFRANSWADAERVLTAMIGLNGFSLPEIYITVFEKITTINVDIGTTFFLKGLIEPTEAFLYTAVFLLVVVSTKNSFERMNNFKGTTKESIWLAITTAIAIMSLTKVSEFLYFNF